The following coding sequences lie in one Oncorhynchus kisutch isolate 150728-3 linkage group LG17, Okis_V2, whole genome shotgun sequence genomic window:
- the rp9 gene encoding retinitis pigmentosa 9 protein — MLLTQLSNVVAMSSRKRSLYSEDRGYRKRHNEPKQDVEKLKKQATKTEPRSAKVKTIQQLQQLLQDATSSSDSSSSTSESKKRKHKKQKENKKKKHHKFSKTSDCSESD, encoded by the exons ATGTTATTAACACAGTTATCCAATGTCGTTGCAATGTCTAGTCGAAAGAGATCGCTATACTCGGAGGACAGAGGGTACCGCAAAAGGCACAATGAACCaaaacaagatgtggaaaaactcaagaaACAAGCGACAAAAACTGAACCAAGAAGTGCAAAAGTGAAGAC GATCCAGCAGCTGCAGCAGCTCCTGCAGGATGCTACCTCTTCCTCTGACAGCTCCTCCTCCACCAGTGAGAGCAAGAAGAGGAAACACAAGAAACagaaagaaaataagaaaaagaaACACCACAAGTTCTCCAAAACCAGTGACTGTTCTGAGTCTGACTGA